A portion of the Pedobacter cryoconitis genome contains these proteins:
- a CDS encoding energy transducer TonB, translating into MFGSKIDLFNKEWLDVIFAKKNKEYGAYELRRQNGANTSRALLFASAAFIFLFLLPKIVTLIKGQLPEEEIVKQVEVTVAPPPPVDPKTPPPPPVEPPPPKTDQIKFPPPIVKPDNQVRDEDPPQIEQLKAADPGQKTIEGDPGADIVVVGPVGEGPKQAAVVEDTKVYDFVSIETQPGFPGGMDKFYAYLHKAVRYPPMAQENNIQGKVFLSFVVEKDGRLTDIKVERKLGGGTDEEAIRVLKASPKWTPGIQNGKPVRVKYNIPISFTLSN; encoded by the coding sequence ATGTTCGGATCTAAAATAGATTTATTCAATAAGGAATGGCTTGATGTTATTTTCGCTAAAAAGAACAAAGAATACGGAGCTTACGAGTTACGTAGACAAAATGGCGCAAATACTTCGAGAGCACTACTTTTTGCTTCGGCAGCTTTTATATTTTTGTTTCTTTTACCTAAGATCGTTACTTTGATCAAAGGTCAGCTTCCTGAAGAGGAAATTGTGAAACAAGTTGAAGTTACTGTTGCACCTCCGCCTCCGGTGGATCCAAAAACACCTCCACCGCCTCCGGTTGAGCCACCGCCACCAAAGACGGATCAAATCAAGTTCCCTCCTCCGATTGTAAAACCGGATAACCAGGTTCGTGATGAAGATCCTCCTCAGATTGAGCAATTAAAAGCTGCTGACCCAGGTCAGAAAACAATCGAGGGTGATCCGGGTGCTGATATTGTAGTGGTTGGTCCGGTAGGAGAAGGCCCTAAACAAGCAGCAGTAGTAGAAGATACTAAAGTCTATGACTTTGTAAGTATCGAAACTCAGCCAGGTTTCCCTGGAGGTATGGACAAGTTTTATGCATACTTGCATAAAGCGGTAAGATATCCTCCTATGGCTCAGGAAAATAATATTCAGGGTAAGGTGTTCTTATCTTTCGTAGTGGAGAAAGATGGCCGTCTGACTGATATAAAAGTTGAGCGTAAATTAGGTGGTGGTACTGATGAAGAGGCAATCAGGGTATTAAAGGCTAGTCCAAAATGGACTCCTGGTATCCAGAATGGTAAACCTGTTCGTGTTAAATATAACATCCCGATCAGTTTCACTTTATCTAACTAA
- a CDS encoding substrate-binding domain-containing protein codes for MNKLVFILPLFLFIACKQKPKSNDGEASRVSGTLKLLVDESFSSVLEDQIEVFKLDYPDAKFELVHGNENKILPTFLNDSVRVAVLSRMLTPDEEKAYSKRSIPIFTSRFAIDGIALITGNDNPDSTITADEVVSIMKGTSASGKQLVFDNAYSSTLRYFKDLSQIKDLPKSGIYTLQNNKDVIKYVAEHKNYIGVVGVNWLIKNGRDQQDFTDQVKVMGVKNTKGKKGDDTFYKPTQKNLIDGIYPFLRNVYIINAEGKNGLGTGFATWLTGQRGQLIVLKSGLGPNKMNPREINIKKEN; via the coding sequence ATGAACAAACTAGTTTTTATCCTGCCATTATTTTTATTCATTGCTTGTAAGCAAAAGCCTAAAAGTAATGATGGGGAGGCTTCCCGTGTTTCAGGTACGCTAAAGTTACTGGTTGACGAGAGTTTTTCTTCGGTATTGGAAGATCAGATTGAAGTTTTTAAACTGGACTATCCGGATGCTAAATTTGAACTGGTCCATGGCAATGAGAATAAGATCCTGCCTACTTTCTTAAATGATAGTGTAAGAGTTGCTGTTTTATCCAGAATGCTTACACCTGACGAAGAAAAGGCTTACAGTAAACGAAGTATCCCGATTTTTACTTCCCGGTTCGCGATTGACGGTATCGCATTGATTACAGGAAATGATAACCCGGATTCAACGATTACTGCTGATGAAGTGGTTTCGATTATGAAAGGGACTTCGGCCTCTGGTAAACAATTGGTTTTTGATAATGCTTATTCCAGCACATTGCGCTATTTTAAGGACCTTTCTCAAATTAAGGATTTACCTAAGTCAGGTATTTATACTTTACAGAATAATAAAGACGTTATCAAATACGTTGCAGAACATAAGAACTATATTGGAGTTGTTGGAGTGAACTGGCTAATAAAAAATGGCCGTGATCAGCAGGACTTTACCGACCAGGTGAAAGTTATGGGTGTGAAAAATACCAAGGGCAAAAAAGGTGATGATACCTTCTATAAGCCTACTCAAAAGAACTTAATTGATGGTATATATCCTTTCTTAAGGAATGTTTATATTATTAATGCAGAAGGAAAAAATGGTTTAGGCACGGGTTTTGCAACATGGTTGACGGGTCAGCGAGGCCAGTTAATCGTTTTAAAATCTGGATTGGGACCAAATAAGATGAATCCAAGGGAGATTAATATAAAAAAGGAAAATTAA
- a CDS encoding tetratricopeptide repeat protein produces MTKKAITLSLGLVVMGSASFAQNLSDAKKAIDAEQYAKATSMLKSLVSSQAGKGENYFNLGDVYLHNEYVDSAKAVFTKGVAADPKYALNYVGLGHVDLATNNAASAKTNFDKAIGLASKKDHTPYLYIGKAYLEQSKPDFAAALTSLTKADEVDAADKDPETFLALGDLYAAQKKNSEALSNYLRALNINEGLVRAKVQIGRMYKESRAFPESETQLKEVITADPNYGPAYREIAELYMQWANFEPAHYDEKSKQALENYKKYMDLTDKSFDTRLRYAQFLFYAKDFKALETETADIAKLYPNNQKTLVINRLQAYSAAENKSPESLKLLTDFFAKNADTSRLIAADYLYLGKAQLVAGQDSLALKSIRTAISKDSTNVEALEDVGKALYTNKKYDQAAAVYKDAIKLNPNGKGSLTNYYYLASADYFDYANKDRDKKNPAKTILVEADSALAHLNKVSPEFTLAYIMRARVARLMDDQTNPKGLLVPYYEQYLDLVTVKKPELGAAEAEKRNLVEAYTNLGFAYTPTDKAKAGDYFKKALAIDPANANALAGAKQLAAPAAKAPSKKK; encoded by the coding sequence ATGACAAAGAAAGCAATAACCTTAAGTTTAGGTTTAGTAGTGATGGGTTCTGCCTCTTTTGCTCAAAACTTAAGTGATGCAAAAAAAGCAATTGATGCTGAGCAGTATGCTAAAGCAACTTCTATGCTTAAATCACTAGTAAGTTCTCAGGCGGGTAAAGGGGAGAACTATTTTAACTTAGGTGATGTATATCTGCATAATGAGTATGTGGATTCTGCTAAAGCAGTTTTTACTAAAGGAGTTGCTGCTGATCCTAAATATGCCTTAAACTATGTTGGATTAGGACATGTAGATCTTGCTACAAACAACGCGGCATCAGCAAAAACCAATTTTGATAAAGCTATTGGATTAGCTTCTAAAAAAGACCATACTCCATACTTATATATTGGTAAAGCTTACCTGGAGCAAAGCAAACCAGATTTCGCTGCAGCTTTAACCAGCTTAACAAAAGCAGACGAAGTTGATGCAGCTGATAAAGATCCTGAGACATTTTTAGCTTTAGGTGATTTATATGCAGCACAGAAAAAAAATTCTGAAGCATTAAGCAATTACCTGCGTGCATTGAACATCAATGAAGGCTTAGTAAGAGCTAAAGTTCAGATTGGAAGAATGTACAAAGAATCAAGAGCATTTCCTGAGTCTGAAACTCAATTAAAAGAAGTAATCACAGCTGACCCTAATTATGGTCCTGCTTACCGTGAAATTGCTGAATTGTATATGCAATGGGCAAACTTTGAGCCAGCTCACTATGATGAGAAATCTAAACAAGCTTTAGAAAACTACAAAAAATACATGGACCTGACTGACAAATCTTTTGATACAAGATTACGTTATGCACAGTTCTTGTTTTATGCAAAAGACTTCAAAGCTTTAGAGACTGAAACTGCTGATATTGCAAAATTATATCCTAACAACCAAAAAACGTTAGTAATCAACCGTTTACAAGCATACTCTGCGGCTGAAAACAAAAGCCCTGAGAGTTTGAAATTATTAACTGATTTCTTCGCTAAAAACGCTGATACTTCTCGTTTAATCGCTGCCGATTACCTTTACTTAGGTAAAGCACAATTAGTTGCAGGACAAGATAGTTTAGCTTTAAAAAGCATCAGAACAGCGATCTCTAAAGATTCTACAAACGTAGAAGCATTAGAAGATGTTGGTAAAGCATTATATACAAACAAAAAATACGATCAGGCTGCTGCTGTTTATAAAGACGCAATCAAATTGAATCCAAATGGTAAAGGTTCATTAACTAACTATTACTACCTGGCTTCTGCTGATTACTTTGATTATGCAAATAAAGACAGAGACAAAAAGAATCCAGCTAAAACTATTTTAGTGGAAGCTGACTCAGCTTTAGCACACTTAAACAAAGTTTCACCTGAATTCACTTTGGCTTACATCATGAGAGCACGTGTTGCACGTTTGATGGATGATCAGACTAATCCTAAAGGTTTATTAGTTCCTTACTATGAGCAATACCTGGATTTAGTAACTGTTAAAAAACCTGAATTAGGTGCTGCTGAAGCTGAAAAAAGAAACTTAGTTGAAGCTTATACTAACTTAGGATTTGCTTATACTCCTACAGATAAAGCAAAAGCAGGTGACTATTTCAAAAAGGCATTAGCTATTGATCCTGCAAATGCAAATGCATTGGCCGGTGCAAAACAATTAGCTGCCCCAGCTGCTAAAGCTCCATCGAAAAAGAAATAG
- a CDS encoding serine hydrolase domain-containing protein, with protein sequence MSTLLFYIQVNAQSDLTSDSVDVFIKNKMQQLRIPALQLGVIQKGKLVKLSSYGMANPENSVLATDESLFSINSCTKAFVGVAVMQLQEDGQLNINDPVSKYLDSLPEAWNKITIKQVLANNSGLPNIIDEQEKILGNGDEASAWTKVKTLPVQFQAGEKYSYNQTGYVMLGMIINKLSGVHFTKFIEERQFRVVDMKLTRFGDAHDVIPHSAGAYSTVSNVKGQWVSNGNLTTAYMEFPLFFRTASGMISNAGEIARWIIALQDGQLLKQKSSLELLWTASLMNNGKPEGLNNFLNGYALGWPVIVRDEHPAVAPVGGMRNSFFVYPKDELAVIVLTNLQGANPEYFIDEIAGYYVSGLKESNGFGLSPAVKLLRKELIKQQYNNALKTAQQLKKKHGAGFILNEDDINAFGYRLLGEQKKQEAVKVFKLYTELYPKSSNAYDSYAEALAATGNKTEAIKNYQRSFQLNPKNTNAAQQLKKLEGI encoded by the coding sequence TTGTCTACTCTCCTTTTTTATATCCAGGTCAATGCGCAGAGTGATCTGACGAGTGATAGTGTGGATGTGTTTATCAAAAATAAAATGCAGCAGTTGCGTATTCCGGCGCTTCAGCTTGGGGTTATTCAAAAGGGAAAACTGGTTAAATTGAGCAGTTATGGAATGGCTAACCCTGAGAATTCGGTACTTGCGACGGATGAAAGTTTATTTTCTATCAATTCCTGTACGAAGGCCTTTGTTGGGGTAGCTGTTATGCAACTCCAGGAGGACGGTCAGCTCAATATCAATGATCCGGTATCAAAGTACCTTGATAGTCTACCTGAGGCATGGAATAAGATCACGATAAAGCAGGTACTGGCGAATAACTCGGGGCTTCCAAATATTATCGATGAACAGGAAAAGATATTAGGCAATGGTGATGAGGCTTCAGCATGGACAAAAGTAAAAACCCTTCCGGTTCAATTTCAGGCGGGTGAAAAGTATAGTTATAATCAAACTGGATACGTTATGCTGGGCATGATCATCAATAAACTCAGTGGGGTACATTTTACTAAATTTATTGAAGAGCGTCAGTTTAGGGTGGTGGATATGAAGTTAACCCGTTTTGGTGATGCGCATGATGTGATACCACATTCTGCTGGTGCTTATTCTACCGTGAGTAATGTAAAGGGTCAGTGGGTAAGTAACGGGAATTTAACAACGGCTTATATGGAGTTTCCTTTATTCTTCAGAACTGCCAGCGGCATGATCTCTAATGCCGGAGAAATTGCAAGGTGGATTATTGCCCTTCAGGATGGTCAGTTGTTGAAACAGAAATCGAGCCTGGAATTGCTTTGGACAGCTTCATTGATGAATAATGGAAAACCTGAGGGGCTTAATAATTTCTTAAATGGTTATGCGCTGGGCTGGCCGGTTATTGTCCGGGATGAGCATCCGGCAGTTGCACCGGTTGGCGGAATGAGAAACTCTTTCTTTGTTTATCCAAAGGATGAGCTTGCTGTAATTGTGCTTACTAATTTACAAGGAGCTAATCCAGAGTATTTTATAGATGAGATTGCTGGATATTATGTCTCTGGTTTAAAAGAATCGAATGGTTTTGGCTTGTCTCCTGCAGTCAAATTATTAAGGAAGGAATTAATCAAGCAGCAATACAACAATGCTTTAAAGACTGCACAGCAATTGAAAAAGAAACATGGTGCAGGTTTTATACTTAATGAGGATGATATCAATGCTTTTGGTTACAGGCTTTTGGGTGAGCAAAAGAAGCAGGAAGCTGTCAAGGTCTTTAAGTTATACACAGAGCTTTATCCGAAGAGCAGCAATGCTTATGATAGCTATGCAGAAGCGCTTGCTGCAACGGGGAATAAGACAGAGGCTATAAAGAACTATCAACGCTCTTTTCAACTGAACCCAAAAAACACGAATGCTGCTCAGCAGCTGAAAAAACTCGAAGGCATTTAG
- a CDS encoding NADH-quinone oxidoreductase subunit A → METQSLPSDFLPIIFQVIVALGFVVVTLIATHFLGPSRKTSDKLGTFEAGVKVVGNARQPFSIKYFLVAILFVLFDVEVIFMYPWAVNFRELGWPGLIEMFVFMGTLLLGFIYILKKKALDWN, encoded by the coding sequence ATGGAAACGCAGAGTTTACCCTCAGACTTTTTACCTATCATTTTCCAGGTTATCGTAGCCCTTGGTTTTGTTGTAGTTACTCTTATCGCTACACACTTCTTAGGTCCCTCCCGTAAAACCAGTGACAAACTAGGTACATTTGAAGCCGGGGTAAAAGTAGTCGGAAACGCACGTCAGCCATTCTCCATCAAATACTTCCTTGTTGCCATACTATTCGTACTATTCGACGTCGAAGTTATCTTTATGTATCCATGGGCTGTAAATTTCAGAGAACTTGGATGGCCGGGATTAATAGAAATGTTTGTCTTTATGGGTACGCTTTTATTAGGCTTTATTTACATTCTGAAAAAGAAAGCACTCGACTGGAACTAA
- a CDS encoding NADH-quinone oxidoreductase subunit B has translation MSDINIVDAPPGIEGSGFFATSLDKVIGLARSHSLWPLPFATSCCGIEFMATMGSHYDFGRFGSERLSFSPRQADLLMVMGTIAKKMSPVLKQVYLQMAEPRWVMAVGACASSGGIFDTYSVLQGIDEIIPVDVYVPGCPPRPEAILDGFGKIQELVRNESGRRRDSDQYKQMLASYGIE, from the coding sequence ATGAGTGACATCAATATAGTAGACGCGCCTCCAGGCATTGAAGGATCTGGCTTTTTCGCTACTTCTTTAGACAAGGTTATTGGTTTAGCCCGTTCCCATTCATTATGGCCATTGCCATTTGCAACCTCATGCTGTGGAATTGAATTCATGGCTACAATGGGTTCGCACTATGATTTCGGTCGTTTTGGTTCAGAACGTTTAAGTTTTTCTCCACGTCAGGCAGATTTATTAATGGTTATGGGTACCATAGCTAAAAAAATGAGTCCTGTACTAAAGCAAGTGTATTTACAAATGGCAGAGCCCCGTTGGGTAATGGCAGTAGGTGCATGTGCATCAAGCGGTGGTATTTTTGATACTTACTCAGTTTTACAGGGAATCGATGAGATTATTCCGGTAGATGTTTACGTTCCTGGCTGTCCGCCAAGACCAGAAGCTATTTTAGACGGTTTCGGTAAGATTCAGGAATTAGTAAGAAATGAATCTGGCAGAAGAAGAGATTCTGATCAGTATAAACAAATGTTGGCTTCATACGGAATCGAATAA
- a CDS encoding NADH-quinone oxidoreductase subunit C — translation MAEVNNSSVIELLAARFGAKVSGVNEPYGLLTVETTKDVIIDVLTYLKETEGTKFAFLTDITAVHYPDTKHIAVVYHLHNMVNKIRIRVKVFIHEQTPSIPTATVLWNGANWMERETYDFFGVKFEGHPDLRRILNMDELNVHPMLKQYPLEDPNRVDKKDEYFGR, via the coding sequence ATGGCAGAGGTTAACAATAGTAGCGTAATAGAGCTGTTAGCTGCCCGTTTCGGAGCTAAAGTGAGTGGAGTGAACGAACCTTATGGTTTACTTACTGTAGAGACCACTAAAGATGTAATTATTGATGTACTTACGTATTTGAAAGAAACAGAAGGCACTAAGTTTGCTTTTCTGACTGATATCACTGCAGTACACTACCCTGACACTAAACATATCGCTGTAGTTTACCACTTACACAACATGGTAAACAAAATCAGGATCAGAGTTAAGGTATTCATCCATGAACAAACCCCTTCAATCCCAACAGCTACTGTGCTCTGGAATGGTGCAAACTGGATGGAGAGAGAAACATATGACTTTTTCGGTGTTAAATTCGAAGGTCACCCCGATTTAAGAAGGATTTTAAATATGGATGAGCTGAATGTTCACCCGATGTTAAAACAATATCCTTTAGAAGATCCGAACAGAGTTGATAAAAAAGACGAATACTTTGGTAGATAA
- a CDS encoding NADH-quinone oxidoreductase subunit D, which yields MNHNQPVYTDNDPQNELVTLNLGPTHPATHGVFQNVLQLDGERIVSGVSTIGYIHRAFEKIAEHRPFYQITPLTDRLNYCSSPINNMGWHMTVEKLLNIKVPKRVDYLRIIVMELARISDHIICNTIIAQDTGATTTFLYLFQFREHIYEIYEEICGARLTTNIGRIGGFERDFNDIAFAKINKFLKEFPVALREFESLLNRNRIFIDRTAGVACVTPEDALSYSWSGPLLRATGVDYDVRVSEPYCSYDEFDFEVPVGTSGDIYDRYLVRNEEMWQSVSLIEQALEKIKHEPAGVFHADVPDFYLPAKEEVYNNMEALIYHFKIVMGEIDAPKAEVYHAVEGGNGELGFYLINDGGRTPYRLHFRRPSFINYSMYAKMSEGMLLSDAIINMSSMNIIAGELDA from the coding sequence ATGAATCACAATCAACCAGTATATACAGACAACGATCCTCAGAATGAGCTGGTCACCTTAAACTTAGGCCCGACTCACCCTGCAACACACGGTGTTTTTCAAAACGTACTTCAGTTAGACGGAGAACGTATTGTAAGCGGAGTTTCTACCATCGGGTATATTCACCGCGCCTTTGAAAAGATTGCTGAACACAGGCCATTCTATCAGATCACACCGCTGACAGACAGATTAAACTACTGCTCATCACCTATTAACAATATGGGATGGCACATGACAGTAGAGAAACTGTTAAATATAAAAGTACCTAAACGTGTAGATTATTTAAGGATAATTGTCATGGAACTGGCGCGTATTTCAGACCATATTATCTGTAATACAATTATCGCGCAGGATACTGGTGCAACAACCACCTTCTTATATCTTTTCCAGTTCAGAGAGCATATCTATGAAATTTACGAAGAGATATGTGGGGCACGTTTAACAACAAACATTGGCCGTATAGGTGGTTTTGAAAGAGATTTCAACGACATCGCCTTTGCTAAAATCAATAAATTCTTAAAAGAATTCCCTGTTGCTTTAAGGGAATTTGAAAGCCTGCTTAACCGTAACCGTATCTTTATTGACCGTACTGCCGGCGTTGCCTGTGTTACTCCTGAAGATGCTTTAAGTTACAGCTGGAGCGGTCCTTTATTGCGTGCAACTGGTGTAGACTATGATGTACGCGTAAGTGAGCCTTATTGTTCTTATGATGAATTTGATTTTGAAGTTCCTGTAGGTACAAGCGGTGATATTTACGATCGTTATTTAGTGCGTAATGAGGAAATGTGGCAGAGTGTAAGTCTGATTGAACAGGCACTGGAGAAAATCAAACATGAACCTGCCGGAGTTTTCCATGCAGATGTGCCTGATTTCTATTTACCTGCTAAAGAAGAAGTATATAACAATATGGAGGCCTTGATTTACCATTTCAAAATTGTAATGGGAGAGATTGATGCACCTAAAGCAGAAGTATATCATGCTGTTGAAGGCGGAAACGGAGAACTTGGATTTTATCTGATCAATGACGGTGGAAGAACACCTTACCGTCTGCACTTCAGAAGACCTAGTTTTATCAATTATTCCATGTATGCAAAGATGAGTGAAGGAATGTTACTGTCTGATGCCATTATCAACATGAGTAGTATGAATATTATTGCCGGAGAATTAGATGCTTAA
- the nuoE gene encoding complex I 24 kDa subunit family protein translates to MLKVEEQQPVEFSSALIAKCDEISSRYPQGKQKSALLPILHEVQAELGWLSSNAMDKVAAYLKIEPIEVYEVASFYSMYFLQPKGKYVLEVCRTGPCCLVGAEKLMEHMEQTLGVKEGEVTADGLFSWRGVECLAACGYGPVLQIGPEYTFYENLDNQKVDTLIEELRKK, encoded by the coding sequence ATGCTTAAAGTAGAAGAACAACAACCAGTAGAGTTTTCATCAGCTTTGATTGCAAAGTGTGATGAAATTTCAAGTAGATATCCGCAAGGGAAACAAAAATCTGCCCTATTGCCTATACTTCACGAAGTTCAGGCAGAACTGGGTTGGTTAAGCTCCAATGCGATGGATAAAGTAGCAGCATATTTAAAAATTGAACCTATCGAAGTTTACGAGGTAGCCTCTTTTTACAGTATGTACTTCTTACAGCCAAAGGGTAAATATGTTTTAGAAGTTTGCCGCACCGGGCCTTGCTGCCTGGTAGGCGCAGAAAAACTGATGGAGCATATGGAACAGACTCTTGGGGTGAAAGAAGGAGAGGTTACAGCTGATGGTTTATTCAGCTGGAGAGGTGTTGAATGTCTTGCAGCCTGTGGTTACGGCCCGGTTCTGCAAATAGGCCCTGAATACACTTTTTATGAAAACCTCGACAATCAAAAGGTAGACACATTGATAGAAGAATTACGCAAAAAATAA
- the nuoF gene encoding NADH-quinone oxidoreductase subunit NuoF, producing the protein MARKLLLEHINVPGINTLDVYRQKGGYRAVEKALKTLTPDEVVEEVKKSGLRGRGGAGFPTGMKWSFLAKPEGVARYLVCNADESEPGTFKDRYLMTYIPHALIEGMIVSSFALGANTSYIYVRGEMMPQIRILERAIAEAKAAGFLGKNILGSGYDLEIYVQPGGGAYICGEETALLESLEGKRGNPRIKPPFPAIAGLYGCPTVVNNVESIAAVVPIINDGGDEYMKIGIGRSTGTKLISASGNLVRPGVYEIELGLPVEEFIYSDEYCGGIANGKRLKATVAGGSSVPVLPANLTLKLANGEPRLMSYESLSEGGFATGTMLGSGGFIAFDEDQCIVRNTWNFSRFYHHESCGQCSPCREGTGWMEKVLHRLEHGHGKMSDIDLLVDVSKKIEGNTICPLGDAAAWPVASAIRHFRDEFEWHVKEPIKSLQGNYGIANYAVPIPKAEVKQEN; encoded by the coding sequence ATGGCCCGTAAACTCTTATTAGAACATATAAACGTACCAGGCATCAATACACTTGATGTTTACCGCCAAAAAGGCGGGTACCGTGCTGTGGAGAAAGCTTTGAAAACTCTGACCCCTGATGAAGTGGTAGAAGAAGTTAAAAAGTCTGGCTTGCGCGGACGTGGCGGTGCAGGTTTCCCTACAGGAATGAAGTGGAGCTTTCTGGCAAAACCAGAGGGTGTTGCCCGCTACCTGGTATGTAATGCTGACGAATCAGAGCCGGGCACTTTTAAAGACCGCTATCTGATGACCTACATTCCTCATGCTTTAATTGAAGGAATGATTGTGTCAAGTTTTGCATTAGGGGCTAATACATCTTATATCTACGTTCGTGGAGAGATGATGCCGCAAATCAGGATTCTGGAAAGAGCAATCGCAGAAGCAAAAGCTGCTGGCTTTTTAGGAAAAAACATTTTAGGGTCGGGTTATGATCTGGAAATTTATGTTCAGCCGGGTGGCGGAGCTTATATTTGCGGTGAAGAAACGGCTTTATTAGAATCACTGGAAGGTAAAAGGGGTAATCCAAGGATTAAACCGCCGTTCCCGGCTATTGCTGGTTTATATGGCTGCCCAACGGTAGTGAACAACGTTGAATCTATTGCCGCAGTTGTGCCTATTATTAATGACGGTGGTGATGAATATATGAAAATCGGCATTGGCCGCAGTACAGGAACAAAACTGATCTCTGCTTCTGGTAACCTGGTCAGACCAGGTGTCTACGAAATAGAATTGGGCCTTCCGGTAGAAGAGTTCATTTATTCTGATGAATATTGTGGTGGTATTGCCAATGGCAAAAGATTGAAGGCTACTGTAGCCGGAGGTTCTTCTGTTCCGGTATTGCCTGCTAACCTGACGCTTAAGCTGGCGAACGGTGAACCACGCTTAATGAGTTACGAATCACTTTCTGAAGGTGGATTTGCTACCGGAACGATGTTAGGTTCAGGCGGTTTTATAGCTTTTGATGAAGATCAGTGTATCGTAAGAAACACCTGGAATTTTTCCCGCTTTTATCACCATGAAAGCTGTGGTCAGTGTTCTCCTTGCCGTGAAGGTACTGGATGGATGGAAAAAGTCTTACACAGACTGGAGCATGGACATGGTAAGATGAGCGATATTGACTTATTGGTTGATGTGTCTAAAAAAATCGAAGGAAATACGATTTGTCCTTTAGGGGATGCTGCTGCATGGCCTGTCGCAAGTGCAATCAGACATTTCAGAGATGAGTTTGAATGGCATGTGAAAGAGCCTATAAAAAGTCTTCAGGGAAATTATGGTATCGCTAATTATGCTGTGCCAATTCCTAAAGCAGAAGTAAAACAGGAAAATTAA
- a CDS encoding 2Fe-2S iron-sulfur cluster-binding protein: MSEKVKVTIDGITVEVEPGTTILNAARQIGGDIVPPAMCYYSKLEGSGGKCRTCIVKVSKGSEKDPRPMPKLVASCRTTVMDGMEVQNITSPEVIEARSGVVEMLLINHPLDCPVCDQAGECDLQNLGYEHGLQKTRYEFERRTFERIDIGDKIQLHMNRCILCYRCVFTADQITNKRVHGILNRGDHSEISTYIQTAVDNDFSGNVIDVCPVGALTDKTFRFKNRVWFTKPVDAHRDCPTCSGKVTLWYKGEDVLRVTARKDIYGEVEEFICNTCRFDKKKTADWTIEHPTHISDTSVISSNHYETMIPLPVIQEDLRLQEANKVELEKTAKF, from the coding sequence ATGAGTGAAAAAGTTAAGGTAACCATAGACGGGATAACCGTCGAAGTAGAGCCCGGTACAACGATCCTGAATGCTGCAAGGCAAATAGGAGGGGATATTGTGCCCCCTGCAATGTGCTACTATTCCAAATTGGAAGGTAGTGGAGGTAAGTGCCGTACTTGTATCGTAAAAGTAAGCAAGGGTTCTGAAAAAGACCCAAGACCAATGCCTAAGCTGGTTGCTTCGTGCCGTACCACTGTAATGGACGGAATGGAAGTACAGAATATTACTTCTCCTGAAGTAATTGAAGCCAGAAGTGGTGTGGTAGAGATGCTGTTGATTAACCACCCGCTTGATTGTCCGGTATGTGACCAGGCTGGAGAATGCGATTTGCAGAATCTGGGTTATGAGCACGGTTTACAGAAAACACGTTATGAATTTGAGCGCCGTACTTTTGAGCGTATTGATATAGGAGATAAGATCCAGTTACATATGAACAGGTGCATTTTGTGCTACCGTTGTGTGTTTACAGCAGATCAGATCACCAATAAACGTGTTCATGGTATCTTAAACCGAGGTGATCATTCAGAAATTTCTACTTATATCCAGACTGCTGTTGATAACGATTTCTCCGGAAATGTGATTGATGTATGTCCGGTTGGGGCTTTAACTGATAAAACTTTCCGTTTCAAAAACAGGGTTTGGTTCACAAAACCTGTAGATGCACATAGAGATTGCCCTACTTGTAGTGGTAAAGTGACTTTATGGTACAAAGGGGAAGATGTTTTAAGGGTAACTGCCCGTAAAGACATTTATGGTGAAGTAGAGGAGTTCATTTGTAACACTTGCCGTTTCGATAAAAAGAAAACAGCAGACTGGACTATTGAGCATCCTACGCACATCAGTGATACTTCCGTAATCTCTTCTAACCATTACGAAACGATGATCCCATTACCTGTAATTCAGGAAGATCTTCGTTTGCAGGAAGCTAATAAAGTTGAACTGGAAAAAACCGCTAAATTCTAA